In a genomic window of Aggregatimonas sangjinii:
- a CDS encoding MFS transporter, whose amino-acid sequence MAKTVAVKGSKKLLNAWAFYDWANSVYTLTIASSIFPIFYSSLFATDEELVSAFGYEMKQTVLISVITAFTFLVVAILSPLLSGIADYVGNKKNFMQFFCYMGSFGCIGLYWFDLDFIHTSLLFYFMGLLGYWGSLVFYNSYLPDIAYEEQQDAISAKGFSLGYFGSVLLLVLNLAMVMKPEWFGFDIGLTEQENNLAKVRAMKVSFITVGLWWALFSQYTFMVLPKGVSSGHKVNKDVVFNGFRELKSVWTQLKGNLRLKRYLNAFFVFSMAVQTIMLMAVYFGEKEVAWADDGEKTTGLIISILVIQLVAILGAIITSKISAKIGNIKTLILVNAIWMCLCFYAFFMVTPMQFYIAAGLVGLVMGGVQALARSTYSKFLPDTEDTTSYFSFYDVAEKIGIVIGMVIFAVVDQISTMRYAILFLFVFFLMGILLLLRVPQKEKAPLTKEA is encoded by the coding sequence ATGGCGAAAACAGTTGCGGTAAAAGGAAGTAAGAAGTTACTGAATGCTTGGGCTTTTTACGATTGGGCCAACTCGGTCTATACGCTTACCATCGCCTCCTCAATATTCCCCATATTTTATTCTTCATTGTTCGCTACTGACGAAGAGTTGGTTTCGGCATTTGGTTATGAGATGAAGCAAACCGTGCTCATTTCGGTGATAACCGCCTTTACATTTTTGGTAGTTGCAATTTTGTCACCGCTACTTTCCGGAATCGCCGATTATGTGGGGAATAAGAAAAACTTTATGCAATTCTTCTGCTATATGGGCAGTTTTGGTTGTATTGGGCTGTATTGGTTCGATTTGGATTTCATTCATACCAGTCTTTTGTTCTATTTTATGGGCTTGTTGGGTTACTGGGGAAGTCTTGTCTTTTACAACTCTTATTTACCCGATATCGCCTATGAGGAACAACAGGATGCCATTAGTGCAAAGGGGTTTTCCTTGGGTTATTTTGGAAGCGTGCTTTTGCTGGTGCTGAATTTAGCCATGGTGATGAAACCGGAGTGGTTCGGTTTTGATATCGGCCTTACGGAACAGGAAAATAATCTGGCAAAAGTAAGGGCGATGAAGGTTTCCTTCATAACGGTCGGCCTTTGGTGGGCCCTTTTTAGCCAATATACGTTTATGGTGCTGCCCAAAGGTGTTTCTTCAGGACATAAGGTTAATAAGGATGTCGTTTTCAACGGATTTCGAGAATTGAAATCCGTATGGACACAACTGAAAGGCAATTTAAGACTCAAACGCTATTTAAATGCCTTCTTCGTATTCAGTATGGCGGTACAGACCATCATGTTGATGGCTGTTTATTTTGGTGAAAAGGAAGTAGCCTGGGCCGATGATGGGGAAAAGACCACCGGTCTTATTATCAGTATTCTCGTCATTCAGTTAGTGGCCATTCTGGGTGCTATCATCACTTCTAAGATATCGGCCAAAATCGGAAACATAAAAACGCTGATTTTGGTCAATGCCATTTGGATGTGTCTCTGCTTTTATGCCTTTTTTATGGTTACGCCAATGCAATTTTATATAGCCGCGGGATTGGTAGGGCTGGTTATGGGTGGGGTTCAAGCTTTGGCACGCTCTACTTATTCAAAATTTTTACCGGATACGGAAGACACCACATCGTACTTTAGCTTTTATGATGTTGCCGAAAAAATAGGTATCGTTATTGGTATGGTCATTTTTGCAGTCGTCGACCAGATCAGCACCATGAGATACGCCATTCTATTCTTATTCGTATTCTTTTTGATGGGAATTCTTTTGTTATTGCGCGTCCCGCAAAAAGAAAAAGCCCCTTTGACGAAAGAGGCTTGA
- a CDS encoding head GIN domain-containing protein → MKKLLSLSLVLMITASCTAQWGKKIKGDGNNVSINRSVGDYDGVALAGWFDVDLVDGNEGELTLEGESNLLEYIITEVKDGQLNIKVKKGVNLRPSSWEDGIRITVPVENIEAVKLSGSGDIVGKTTLKARNFKTAMSGSGDITLAIECDALDTSMSGSGDINLSGSAKDFEVSISGSGDIKAYDLQADNVDATISGSADIKVTANKMLKARVSGSGDISYRGNPSKVDTKASGSGDITKG, encoded by the coding sequence ATGAAAAAACTATTGAGCCTAAGTTTAGTACTAATGATAACAGCTTCCTGCACAGCACAGTGGGGCAAAAAAATTAAAGGAGACGGAAATAACGTCTCAATAAACCGAAGTGTTGGCGACTACGACGGGGTAGCGCTGGCAGGTTGGTTCGATGTAGACCTGGTTGATGGTAATGAAGGTGAACTTACTTTGGAAGGAGAATCGAATCTATTGGAATATATTATCACCGAGGTGAAGGACGGCCAGTTGAACATCAAAGTAAAAAAAGGAGTGAATTTGAGACCTTCCTCGTGGGAGGATGGGATTCGCATTACCGTTCCTGTGGAAAATATCGAGGCGGTGAAATTATCCGGTTCCGGCGATATCGTGGGCAAGACGACACTAAAGGCTAGAAACTTTAAAACAGCGATGTCGGGCTCGGGCGACATTACCTTGGCGATCGAGTGCGATGCATTGGATACTTCCATGTCAGGTTCAGGGGATATTAACCTGAGTGGTTCCGCCAAAGATTTCGAGGTCAGCATTTCAGGTTCTGGAGACATAAAGGCTTATGACCTGCAGGCCGACAATGTAGACGCCACCATTTCAGGCTCTGCCGATATTAAGGTTACTGCCAACAAAATGCTTAAAGCACGGGTTTCCGGTTCTGGTGACATTAGTTATCGTGGTAATCCTTCAAAAGTAGACACGAAGGCCTCCGGGTCTGGGGATATTACAAAGGGATAG